One Yoonia sp. BS5-3 genomic window carries:
- a CDS encoding sn-glycerol-3-phosphate ABC transporter ATP-binding protein UgpC: protein MSGVTLNNVIKRYGEVQVIHGIDLQIEDGEFCVFVGPSGCGKSTLLRMVAGLEETTEGSMQIGTRDVTRMDPSERGVAMVFQTYALYPHMTVKDNMGFGLKMNGHPKAEIAEKVAEATRILKLEQYLDRKPAALSGGQRQRVSIGRAIVRGPEVFLFDEPLSNLDAELRVEMRVEIARLHKEIGATMIYVTHDQVEAMTLADKIVVLRAGNIEQVGPPMDLYRDPDNKFVAGFIGSPAMNFLEGVANGGTVTVPGAGARFEGVIGAAYNGKKVIVGMRPEHLRVDPDGDTHSVDLTESLGGVSYVYLMSDTGERIVAEERGDQRSVEGARVGLSIEPSRIFLFDVENEQRIRG from the coding sequence ATGTCAGGTGTCACGCTAAATAATGTGATCAAGCGCTATGGTGAGGTGCAGGTCATCCACGGTATTGATCTGCAGATCGAAGATGGTGAATTCTGCGTTTTTGTCGGCCCTTCGGGCTGCGGCAAATCTACCTTGCTGCGCATGGTGGCGGGGCTGGAGGAAACCACCGAAGGGTCCATGCAGATCGGCACCCGCGACGTGACCCGGATGGACCCGTCCGAGCGCGGTGTGGCCATGGTTTTCCAGACTTATGCGCTGTACCCGCATATGACTGTCAAAGATAACATGGGCTTTGGCCTGAAAATGAACGGCCATCCCAAGGCCGAGATTGCTGAAAAAGTGGCCGAGGCCACCCGCATTTTGAAGCTTGAGCAATATCTGGACCGTAAACCAGCGGCCCTGTCCGGCGGACAACGCCAGCGCGTGTCGATCGGCCGTGCGATCGTGCGCGGGCCCGAGGTGTTTTTGTTCGACGAACCCCTGTCAAATCTCGATGCCGAATTGCGGGTCGAGATGCGGGTTGAGATCGCGCGCCTGCATAAGGAAATCGGCGCCACAATGATCTACGTGACCCATGATCAGGTTGAGGCGATGACCTTGGCTGACAAGATCGTGGTGCTGCGGGCTGGGAATATTGAACAGGTTGGCCCCCCGATGGATTTGTATCGGGACCCGGACAATAAATTCGTCGCAGGCTTCATTGGCTCGCCTGCAATGAACTTTCTTGAAGGGGTGGCAAATGGCGGCACCGTCACGGTGCCGGGCGCGGGCGCGCGTTTCGAGGGTGTCATCGGCGCAGCTTATAATGGCAAAAAGGTCATCGTTGGGATGCGTCCCGAACATCTACGTGTCGATCCTGATGGCGATACCCACAGCGTTGATCTGACCGAAAGCCTTGGCGGCGTGTCATATGTCTATCTGATGTCCGACACAGGTGAGCGGATCGTCGCAGAAGAGCGCGGTGATCAACGTTCGGTCGAGGGCGCGCGGGTCGGGCTGTCGATTGAACCGTCTCGCATATTCCTGTTCGACGTCGAAAATGAGCAGCGGATCAGGGGCTAG
- a CDS encoding IclR family transcriptional regulator translates to MTRATGDGTVGKALEVLDQVAAFGRPVRFSELLAQSAFPKPTLYRFVQTLTNQQMLSYDPDRQTYTPGLRLVRLAHSAWEQATLAPMARPYVDALSRAVGETVHLAQLDCGQVLYIDKRNAAEPIKMFSQAGKVGPAYCTGVGKAMLAFLDPTIADDIISQQSFHGFTETTLRDESSLREELSAIRTAGYSFDREEHEPGIICIAMPILSDQGRVLGAVSVTSTTARTNLAGLERLAPVLRQTTGKIAQAAQNWTFPDLNANAETRI, encoded by the coding sequence ATGACGCGCGCTACTGGTGATGGCACCGTTGGGAAGGCGCTTGAAGTGCTTGATCAGGTCGCAGCTTTTGGGCGGCCTGTGCGTTTTAGCGAGCTTTTGGCCCAATCCGCATTTCCCAAGCCAACGCTTTATCGATTCGTGCAGACACTGACCAATCAGCAGATGTTGTCTTATGATCCCGACAGGCAGACCTATACGCCCGGGCTGCGCCTTGTCCGCCTTGCCCATTCAGCGTGGGAGCAAGCGACCCTTGCCCCGATGGCCCGGCCCTATGTTGATGCGCTTAGCCGTGCGGTGGGCGAAACTGTGCATCTGGCCCAGCTTGACTGCGGGCAGGTTCTTTACATCGACAAACGCAACGCGGCAGAGCCGATCAAGATGTTTAGCCAGGCGGGTAAAGTGGGCCCCGCCTATTGCACAGGTGTCGGCAAGGCGATGCTGGCGTTCCTTGATCCGACCATCGCAGATGACATTATTTCCCAGCAATCCTTTCATGGCTTTACCGAAACCACTTTGCGCGACGAAAGCAGCCTGCGCGAAGAACTGTCCGCCATTCGCACCGCCGGATACAGTTTTGACCGCGAAGAGCATGAACCGGGCATTATTTGCATCGCGATGCCGATTCTGTCCGATCAGGGTCGGGTGCTGGGTGCCGTGTCCGTCACAAGCACAACCGCCCGGACCAATCTGGCCGGTCTTGAACGTCTTGCCCCGGTGCTGCGCCAAACGACGGGCAAAATTGCCCAGGCCGCGCAGAACTGGACCTTTCCCGATCTTAACGCAAATGCAGAAACAAGGATCTAA